The genomic window GGGCCGGCCGCTGGCGGCGAGGGCGGGCACGCGCTCGGCCAGCAGCAGATCCAGGCGATGGTGCAGCGCCTCGCCGAGCGCCTGCAGGACAACCCGAACGACGGCAACGGCTGGCTGATGCTGGCCAAGTCCTACGGCGTGCTGGGGCGCTTCGCCGAATCGGCGGCCGCCTACGGCCGCGCCATCGCGCTGCTGCCGCCGGACGCGCAGGTGCTCGCCGATTTCGCCGACACCGTGGCGATGGCGCAGGGGCGCAGCCTGCAGGGCGAGCCGGAGCGCATCGTCAAGGACGCGCTGACGATCGATCCGAACAACATCAAGGCCCTGGCCCTGTCGGGGACGATCGCCTTCGAGCGCCAGGATTACCGGGCGGCGATTGCGCAGTGGCAGAAGATCCTGCCGCTGGTGCCGGAAGGCTCGCAGGCCGCGATGGGCATCCAGGGCAGCATCCGCGACGCCGAGAACCGGCTGGCGGCGGCCGGCGGTGCGCCGAAGGCGGCGGCTGGCGGCGCCGCGGTCGCCGGCAGCGTCACGATCGATCCGGCGCTGGCGGCGAAGATCGCCCCGGGCGACACGCTGTTCGTCTTCGCGCGTGCGGCCGACGGGCCGAAGATGCCGGTGGCGATGGCGCGGATGCCGGCGGGCAAGCTGCCGGCGAGTTTCTTGCTTGACGATAGCATGTCGATGACGCCGAACTTCAAGCTGTCGCAGCAGCAGAAGGTCGTGATCGGTGCGCGGATTTCGAAAAGCGGAGACGCGCTGCCGAGATCGGGTGACCTCGAAGGCTTCTCGGCAAGCGTGACGCCGGGGGCTGCCGGTGTTGCTGTAGTCATCAATTCGATAGTTAACTAGGTGTCGCCGAAGTTTCT from Azospira restricta includes these protein-coding regions:
- the ccmI gene encoding c-type cytochrome biogenesis protein CcmI — translated: MTLFVILAGLLTVGILGALLHPLLRGRRGKVVETAEVRALNLAILREQMAELERDHAAGQLAPEAYEKARQEIERRVLEDAAGETVPAEEGGRRPLLAGALGSGVAALIVGLYVLLGTPEAMTGARPGPAAGGEGGHALGQQQIQAMVQRLAERLQDNPNDGNGWLMLAKSYGVLGRFAESAAAYGRAIALLPPDAQVLADFADTVAMAQGRSLQGEPERIVKDALTIDPNNIKALALSGTIAFERQDYRAAIAQWQKILPLVPEGSQAAMGIQGSIRDAENRLAAAGGAPKAAAGGAAVAGSVTIDPALAAKIAPGDTLFVFARAADGPKMPVAMARMPAGKLPASFLLDDSMSMTPNFKLSQQQKVVIGARISKSGDALPRSGDLEGFSASVTPGAAGVAVVINSIVN